In Candidatus Nitrosotalea sinensis, the sequence TTGCATCATCATGGGTGTATATTGGAAAACAGTCCTGGCCGCCGCAATGACTTGATATTGCAGTACCAAATGGTTGGGAGAATGGCAAATAGATGTACAAATCTGGATATGGGTAACTTGTCTTTGATATGTCTGGTATGTGCGATACTGTAATGGTGACTAGGCTTCCTGGAGCTCCTGTGTTTGATGATATTGATACGGTAGGGCTTCCAAGTGTGCTCAAGTCTGTAACTGCCCATGCGTGACTAATTGGTAAAATCGCAAGAAACGATAACAGTATGATTCTAGTCTTCAATTATGGAAAACCTAAATTCATGATTAATAAAACTTGGGCGGAATTTATCAGTGAGATCTTTTTTGTACCTGATTTTTTCTAAAATCCCGCTGATACTGGATCTTGTGGCTTGATTATTTCACGAAGCAATATTGTCGCATAAGATCCACGGGATAAAGTAAATTCCACATATGGTTCCTTTATTGCAAAATCGCTGCACAATATGGTAGATTGCCTAAAGCCTCCTTCTTCGCTTGCCTCTTGCATCTCCTTTGTGAAAAATTCCTTTGGTGTGATTTGCTCTTCTGTAAGGATATTTGATATGAAACTATCAAACCTGTTTTTCTTTGAATATGAATATCCTACAAGGGGAATTGCAAGCCTCTGGTCCGGGTCATTTTCATATCTTCCTAGATTGTCATCCTTGTCAAAGCAGACATCGCCTTGCTGTGGATGCAGCAAGTCTTCGCCATAATCATGTGCTTGAGATACTGTCTGGTTGAAAACAAATGACTGGTATGCCTGCACAAAGAATCTTCGCAACTGTATGGGTATTGCACGCAGTGCCTTGAGGGGGTCTCCGTGGGATATCATCTCAGAGAGTACTGTTCTCTCAATGTCCATTTGAGGGGGGACCATATCCATGACTTGGGAGTAAGATGACTTGTCTTTTAGCATTTGGCGTACCTTGTTGTTTTGGGGGGTGTCATACTCTGAGGTAAAAGACAGCAGGGTCTCTACTGCATGTTCGAAATTTTTCTGCAAAATTGCTTTTCCTATCAAATGTGATACTGGCCTTTTGCTTCCAAATCTTTGATATCCAAAAAAGTTGAGAATCTTGTCTTGGTCTTGGAATACTGAAACTTTGGTAAAATCTGCATCTTCAATTTTTATCTTGAAATGATTTCCTATCATGTCTTTTTTTGTTAATGGCTTTTGCACCAGTCCGATTTTTTCTAGTGTGTATCTGTTTGTGACTAGAGTGTTAGCAGACCTTCCTGTTGTCATGTCGCATACATATTGTTCCGTGGTTGCAGTTGCATCCTTGAGTCCAAGTGCCTTTAGTCGCAATCCGTATTTTGTAAAAATGTCAGATAATGCGTGATTTGTGTCGATTCCTTGTTTTTTTAGCTTGTATACTGTGTAACTTCCAGAAGAAGATATCTTGTCAAGTGCTTTTTGGCGTAATCGCTCCATGACAAAAAACTGCTCTGGAGATGACTTGATTTTTCCGCCAGTTCCTTCTGTTTTTGTACTATATGTTGAGATTCCAATAATTTTGTCTAGGTTGGGAACCTTACTGGATTGTGACATTGATGTATTTGGATATGGTTACATCTTGGTATCTTGCACCGGCTAGGATCTGGTAGGTTCCTGGACTTGCAAAGTTGTCTGCAGAGATTGTTATCTTGACGCTTGTTGGCTTGTTTACTGTAACATTACCTTGAGATGACATGATTGAGATGGTTTGAGGTCCTGAGGTGTTTGATGTTACTATGGAGACTGGAGATGTGAGGGTGTCTTGCGGTGTGATATCTAGTGATACTGTGGCATTTTGTCCTCTGTGGACTGTAAGTGAGGACTCGGATGTAGTTACGTTTAGTGGCAATGGGACGCTTGAATCAAGTAATCCGATGTTATTTTCAACCCATTCTGTAAACCAGACTTTGTTGTGGTCTAATGTAAAGTCTAGTACTTGGGCTACTCCACAGTCTTTCATTGGTCCACAATCAGACCAGTTTGGATTCTTGGATGGAACCAAGTATTCTACAAGTGACTGGGATGCTGGGTCGTATACTCCAAGACTGTTTGCAACTTGCTCGTTGAACCAGAGTCTTCCCTTGTCATCAAAGTGGTCCCAGTAGGGTCTTGATATTGGCGTCTTGATTAATCCTGATGCGTTTCCATATGATGCTACTTGGGGCGGTGATGTTGTGTGTTTTGTAAATTGTGATGTTACAGGATCAAAATCGAAAAAGAAACTGCTTGCAGTGTCCATTATCCATAATTTTCCTGAAGAGTCTATTGTAATTCCATTTGGAGCTTGGATGTCTTGTGGAAGTGGATACTGTGTAGAGTTGCCAGTCTTTTGATCATACTTGACAAGGCTTCCTCCTTGTTGGTATATCCATGCTGTGTACCATACATTGTTTGCAGAATCTGTTACCATTGCACTAGTGAAATTGTATTTTTGTGGTGATTGAATGCTTGTTATGCCAAGGTCTGGACTTGTGTTATCTGTTGTAAATACTCCTAACTTTCTACCGGTAAAGTCATTAACATATGCATTCTTTCCGTCAATTAGTAACATTTGTGGGAATGAGCCGTCCTGGGTTTGGCTCTTTGGGAATGCAAATCTCTGATAGCTCTTGTCTGAAGGGTTGAACTTCCAGATGAGAACGTGTTGTGAGTCTGTAACCCATATGTTGCCATCTTGTGCAGATGCCAGTCCCCACATCATTGATTTTTCACCTTTCTGCCACTGGGTGTTTGGAAACTCTTGGAATGTCTTTGAAGAAAGATCAAACTTGCCCACATTTCCAGTGTTTGATTCTGTAAACCAGACTGCTCCTGACGGGTCTGTTATGATTGCAAGTGGCTGGGTACATGCGGTAGGAATCTTGAATTCTGTTATGTATTTGGTTGACTTGGCAGGACCTGTATCACAAAAGGTTGCTCTCTTGTCGTCTGGATAATTGTCTGCAGGTGTGTTTGTGATGGTAGTGTCTGCAGGCTTGGTCTGGGTAGCAGTTCTTCCGCCGCCTAGAAATGCAACACTGACTGTAGAAACTATGAAAATTGCCATAAACGCTAAAGCAAGAAGCTTTTTCGTGTTTTTATTCACAAAATCTTGGCGGTTTCTACCTTGTTATATCTTATTCGTGGGATGTATCCTTGGTATCATCTTTGATAACGTGGTTTCTGATTATTATACTTCAAAGCCTGATTTTTTCACAATGACAACAGTGCAGGTTCCATACACTTGTAAAAAATGCAAAAATCAATTCAGTGTAACAATGAAACTTGGAGAGCCTATGGTTTCTAGACTGTGTCTAAAGTGTGGCGGCATTGCAATTGCCCCTGAAAACTTGTTCTAGTCTATTTTCTCTTGATTGAGAGTGTCTTTTGTACTTCGTTGATGCTGCTGAGGAACTTTTGCTTTGCTTCGTATTCGTCTGTCACCTTGATGGTTATCTCTGAAGCTGAAAACATGACGTCTTTGACAAGTATTGGTGGTGTGAGTCCTAAAAGCTCACTTAGTATGGCAAGTATGTTGTTGTATGTTGAATTGTTTTTGTAATGAAATATTGTATTTCCGTCTGCAACCTTTGGGTTTGGCTCTAGCGGTATTACAAGATCATGTGATGTAAATTCTGTGATAAATAATGAAATGTCTTCTTTGACTTTGGTGCTAAGTTCCTCTTTTTGTGCAATTAGTTTTTCTTTTGCCTTTTCCAGATCTGTTGATGCATCGTAATAATCTTGGCCAATCATTTTTGCAAACGTGGATTCTGTCTGGCTCTTGAGTGGAATTTCATGAATTCTGAAATTTACTGTTGCAAGCTCGTCTTCTGTGTCTTTTAATTGGGTTCTGTTTTCTCTGATGCGGGTTGCAACTTGTTCCAAGAATGTAAAGTCAGCCATTTCTAGCTAAACTCGTGGACTACATCCATAAGACTTGCCTTGAATTCTTCTGTAGTCAATCCCCACTTGCCATATTCATCTTTGAATGCATCCCAGGATGCTTCGGCCTCACTTGCAATCTCTAGAATTTTTGGTCCTATTGCCTTTGTATTGACAAGTATTGTGACATTTGCTTGTTCTGTTTCAAGTATTGGAATCTTGATGAATATCATTCTTGATTCCTCGATGTGGAATCTGTCCTTTATCATGTTCTTGAGAGTCTCTCTTTCTTTTGCCTCAAAGTCTCCCTTTACTTTGACAAGTGCACAACATGAATCCTTTGGACCTCCCTTGTCTCTTACATCGTTGTCATCGATATCAAACAGTACTGCATCTTCTTTCTTGTTGATGTGTTCTACTATTCCCTCCATTGTGTTGTGCTTGGTACCTGTCATCAAATCAGAGCTCCATTGTCTTTCTTCTGGAATGATTGGAATCACCCACGGGATTGCAAATCTTGGTCTTTTTGTTGCAAGCCATGTTCTATAGTTTGACATGTCCCATTCTGTCTCTCTTGCAAAAGATGCAATAAACATCGAGATTGCATTTGCTGCAATCAAGTTCATTCCTCTGTAATCTTTCCACCCGACTTCGTGTTCTTTTGGAAGATCATCTATGATAGATGACATCTTGTCTAGTCTTTTCTCGTGTCTTTGCGCAAGCTCTCTTAATCTCTTGTTTGAAAATAGAATAGAACAGTCACTGTACTTTATCTGGTGTTCTAGGTTCATGACGATGTTGATTGCAGATGCTTCTAGTATGACTGGGTCCCAGCCAAATTCTGGCAATAATCCAAATGATGCAATTGTTGCGTGTTCCTTGGTGTCTTTTTTGATGTATTGCATGAAAGCACTTGCAAATGAAGCGCCCGTTCCGCCTCCCATTGCAAATGGAATTGTAAATCCTCTTACTGGTTCTGGTGAAAGACTTGCAAGTTGCTTTTGCATGTCATATTTTGTACTTACTTCTTTGATGAATCTGGTACGGCCTTCTGCCCAGTTTCTTGCAGCGCCTCCTGCACCAGAGATTACGTGTTTGTCTCTTAATGCAAACAAGTCTGGATATGATTGTAATATCAAATTGGCAGCTCTTGGGTCAAGGTCAATTAGTAGAGCTCTTGGAATAAGTGGAATCTCGCTTCCTCCATAAGAGTTTGGAAATCGAAGAATTGTACTACCGTATCTTTTTAGTATGCGGGATTCATCTTTTTCTCCCTTGAGTGTTGGCTTGAGTGGGTCTGCACCTACATCTAACAACAATCTTCTATATGCTTCTGCACCAAGACCAATGCCGCAATGACCAAAGGATGTCATTATCACTGGGGCCGGGGGTAATGGAGCAAATTTTGACAAATTTAATCACTCTTTGAAAGCGGATCTTGTCTCTTTAACCATATAGTGCAAGATTGTACAGTCCATACTTGATAGTTGTAGACATGATTTGCCGTTTTCAATCCTGTGTCTTGATTGGGTTTTTTTGCATTTAAGATTTGGGAATGAATTATTCTTCTTCAGTTAGAGCTTTTTTGAGGACACGAAATTCCTCTATTGATATTTGGCCTTCTGCCAGTCTCACCCTGAGTACCTCAAGTGATGTATCTCTTTTGGGTGGGGGAGTAACTGGTTGTTCTTTTTCTGGAGTATCAGGGGACTCGAGTAAATTTTGGATGTATCTATAATCTGACATGACAACTGGCTCGCCACTTTTTATCTCCTCAATTATGTTGCGTAATCTCTTGGTGTCTCCTCTACCTGATGCAAGCAGGCCCTTGATTGTTTTTAGCATATCTTCTGACATTTTATTTTACCACTGTCTTGAATCTTGAATCCCCTTTTATCTTATCGAATGCTAAATCTGTTGCCGCCCACTTTTTTATGGTTTTGCCGTAGTGAGATATTGCTTGTGCAAGAAGTATCAGAGCATCATCATTTTGGCCAAGAAGTGCTTTGCTTCGTGCTTTGGCATAAATTATTGTACCGTTTTTGGGGTGTTCTTTTAGTATTTTATCAAAGATCTCAATTGCCTCTTGGTGTCTTCCAAGTTCTGACAATTCTGTTGCCTTGTAAAATATTGCCTCATTGTTATCTGGTTCTTTTGTTAGTATTTTGTCAAAATATGAAAGGGCCTCTTCATGTTTTTTCTGCTTGCCTAACACTAGTCCCTTGTAGTATGTTGCTTGCATGTTTTCAGGTTCTTGCTCCAGAACTTTATTTAGGCAATTGATTGCATCATCGTATTTTTCCAGTCGTATGCTTGCAATTCCTTTGTTGTACAAGGCTGGAATGTAATTGGGATTGTTTGCAAGTGCCCTGTCATAGTATGTCACTGCCTTGGCAAACTCCTGAGACTCGGCATGATGATTTCCTAAATTATTTAGTGCATCTGTGTGATTTGGGTCAAGTGAAATTATTTTTTCAAAACATGATGCAGCATCTTTGTTCTTTTTTAGGGCAAGCAGGGACATGCCTTTATTGTATAGTACATCTGTGTTTTCTGGATCTTGTTTAATTGCCTTGTCAAAAAATGAGATTGCCTCTTTATGCCTTTCTAGTTTTGCATAACTTGCTCCCTCTGCAATAATTTTTTGAATTGAATCTTTATCGGCCATTGCTATATGGTAAATTGTTCTTGGTATCTTGTTTAATTCTTTTTGATGTATTGTATTCTATGTTGTTGTCTCTTGGACTGTTTCAGGAAATGCCTTTTTGATGTATCTTGTAAGTACTGGGTATTGGATTATCAATGACGACAAGACTACTCCGAAGGTAATTGTCTTTAGTATCTCTTTTATCTCGCTTTCCGGTAAAGTCGCAACAAGGGCAACTGAGAGTGCACCTCGCATTCCGCCAATCATGACAACATGTCTCCACGTTTTGTCTGTTTTTTCTTTAGTAAATCTATGTGTGACTGCAAGTATTGGATATGTTGATACTGCTCTTGCTGCAAGTACTGCAACAACTGCAAGTGCAATTAATGGTACGTTTTGGCTTATTCGTACCATGTCCATGCTCAAACCTAGATACAAAAATGCTACCGAGTTTGCAAAAAATGCAATCATTTCCCAAAAGTTTGAAGCGTATGTTCTGACCTTTTCACTGATATACTTGGGTTTTCTCAGTACCACTCCAAACCAAAGTCCTGCAGCAGCTGCTGCTACAAGACCTGACATGCCAAGCGCATTTGCAATTATCAAAGAACCGAAAAGTACAGCAACTGAGAGTGCAGTTTCCGAAAATGGCTCTTCGAGTAATCCGTGTAGGAACTGGGAACCTACTGCAAGGCCTATGCCTATTGCAATTCCTCCGAAAAATACAAGTGCAAAGTGACCTATTGTCTCCAAAATGTTTACATTAATTTCTGTAGTACTGCCTGCTGCAAGAAGAGATCCTTGTGATGCTGCAATTGCCATGATTGAAGAAAATATAATTACACCTGCAGCATCGTTGAAGCTTGCTTCTGACTCCATTAGTGTTGCAAGAGATTTTGGAATCTTGACTCTCTTGAATACCTCTATTACTATTGCTGCATCTGTCGGTGCAATGAGGGCTGCAAATGCAAATGCAACTATTGTTGGAAGTCCTGCCAAATATGACAGCAAAAGGCCTCCGACTATGGTGGCAAGTCCTACTCCAATTGTTGCTAGTGCAAGTGCCGATATTCTGACGGTCTTGAATTGTTCACGGTCTATCTTCATCATTGCTTCAAAAATTAGAGGCGGTATGACAAAGTAGAGGATAAGCTTTGGATCTACCTTGAATCCTGAAATGTTTGGAATTCCATGGCCTGTAAAGTCTAGTACGGAAATTGCTATTCCTATACCGACAAGAATCATGGTGTATGGAATTTTTACCTTTGATGCGATAAGGGATGCTAGAAAAATTGTCAAGAGGAAAACCGGAATTACGTATTCGTTTGATAATAAATGACCTAAACTTAGCTCTGACATCTGTAAACTCTAGTGACCAAATTATAAAAATCGTTCTTAATTGATTATTTTCTTCGGTTTAGCTCTTGTTTGTCTTTTCTTAAAATTCGAAATCCCAAAAATATTCCAAGAGATATGTTTACCATTCCAAGTGCTGTTAGGATAAAGTTTGGCTTGGTAAATACAATCAATCCCATGAAAATGCCCCAGAATCCTGCTATGAGAAACATTACTGTGATTATGGATTGCTTGCGGCGGGAGGGATTACTCATTAGCGAGTCTCTGATTTTGTGGCACTATTAAACATTGAGAGGTGAGTTGTTCTGTGATGTAACTAGGATAGCTCTTTTCTTGTGGTTTCTATGAAATTGGAATTGATTCGGATTCTCTCTAGTGTCTGTGCCAGTTTCATCTCAGTTCCTGGAACATGGTGTTTTGTAAAGAATTTCTTGATCTCTCTTTCTTTTTCCATGCTTGATTCAATTGATACGCTACCTACAATTCTATTCAAAAGTGGATTTCCTACTCCAAATCTTGTAACAATACCCCTCCAATTCTGTTTTATCCATGGCCATACAAGCTCTTTTCCCTGTGGGTTTGTTACCATTCTTGCAATTGGTTGGAATAAGTTTTGAGTTCTGACTTCTTTTGAAAGTGTAAATGCAAGTGTTTTTGATAATAATTTTTTATCTTGAAAGTTTGCAAGGGTACTGAGCAATCTTACCATCTCTTCCTGTGTTGGTGCTTTACGGTATAATGATAATATCTTTTGGTATGTTGATGCGTCTCCATTCCATGATATTACAGAATATACAGGACCACGAAGATCTGGCTCTAACTTGCCTGTTTTTAGCAGGTTTGCAAATCTTGCTTGCGCTTCTTTGACAATATCTTTGTCTTTTAATCTTCCAAGTGAACTTATCACTTGACCACGCAAAAGGGCTACAGTGGATCGTTCTCCCTCTGACTTGTCCCATCCAAGTTTTACGAATATCTTGTTAAAGAAATCAAGATTGAATTCTTTTATCTCGTCCCAAAACGCTTCCCCTGATGATAATATGTAGAAAAAGTTCAGACTGCTGATTATGTCTGACAATACAACGTAATCATCTTCATTTTCGTAATGTCTTACAAAGTCAAGATATTCTCTAAATGATATCTGCTTTGACAGGCATAATGCTACAAGGTCATGATGGATGCTCCATCTGTCTACATTTGATATTGTCTTGTCTTCTACTTGGATGCCTAGCTCATCTAGCGCATTATTGTCATATTTTACACGATAGAATCCCTTCTGACCGTCATTTACCTTGAACCAGCCTGACTTGTGAGGTATGGTTACTGGACCTTTCATTAATTTGGTGACTGTTCTGTCTTTTGTTCTCACTGAGAGTGGGATTATCCATTTTCCGGTCTTGCTCTTGCCATTTGACTCTAGTAGGAATCTGCTTTGTGTTAGTTTCAATCTGGAATTTTCTGCCTTGACTTTTATAACTGGGTATCCTACCTGTCTCACCCATGTGTTCATCATCTGTCTTACTGGTTGTCGTGAAGCAGAACCAAGTGAATCCCAAAGGTCTTCTGTGGTTGCATTTGCATATTCGTGTTTTTTCAAATAACTGTAGAGTCCTTTGCGGAAATTGTCCGGTCCAATGAAATTTTCTAGCATCATGAGTACACATCCTCCCTTGTTGTAGCTGATTTCATCAAATATTTGTCTGACATCAGCTGGGCTTTTTACAGGAACATCAATTGGGTGAGATGATTTTAATGAATCAAGACTGAGGCCTCCTGTCATTTCTGAAATTAGGAATTGGTCCCAGAAATCCCATTCTGGATATAGTGCGTCAACTGCCTTTGTTGCCATGAATGTTGCAAAGCTTTCATTGAGCCAGAGATCATTCCACCACTTCATGGTAACTAGATTGCCAAACCACTGGTGTGCGATTTCATGTGCGATTACTTCGGCAATGTGTTGCTTTGTTTCAGTAGACGAGGTCTTTGGATCGTAGAGAAGTATTGTCTCTCGGAATGTGATTGCACCCCAATTCTCCATTGCGCCTGATGCAAAGTCAGGTATTGCAATCATGTCAAGCTTTGGAAGTGGATATGCAATCTTGAAATATTTTTCAAAATATGATAAGAATTGTTTTGTAAATTCAAGTGACAGTCTTCCTTGTGATATCTTGCCTTTTGTTGTAATTACTCGAATCAATGTTTTGCCTGATTTGGTTGAGATTGACTCAAACTCTCCTACTGCAAGATAGAGCAAGTATGTTG encodes:
- the truD gene encoding tRNA pseudouridine(13) synthase TruD, with protein sequence MSQSSKVPNLDKIIGISTYSTKTEGTGGKIKSSPEQFFVMERLRQKALDKISSSGSYTVYKLKKQGIDTNHALSDIFTKYGLRLKALGLKDATATTEQYVCDMTTGRSANTLVTNRYTLEKIGLVQKPLTKKDMIGNHFKIKIEDADFTKVSVFQDQDKILNFFGYQRFGSKRPVSHLIGKAILQKNFEHAVETLLSFTSEYDTPQNNKVRQMLKDKSSYSQVMDMVPPQMDIERTVLSEMISHGDPLKALRAIPIQLRRFFVQAYQSFVFNQTVSQAHDYGEDLLHPQQGDVCFDKDDNLGRYENDPDQRLAIPLVGYSYSKKNRFDSFISNILTEEQITPKEFFTKEMQEASEEGGFRQSTILCSDFAIKEPYVEFTLSRGSYATILLREIIKPQDPVSAGF
- a CDS encoding virginiamycin B lyase family protein, translated to MNKNTKKLLALAFMAIFIVSTVSVAFLGGGRTATQTKPADTTITNTPADNYPDDKRATFCDTGPAKSTKYITEFKIPTACTQPLAIITDPSGAVWFTESNTGNVGKFDLSSKTFQEFPNTQWQKGEKSMMWGLASAQDGNIWVTDSQHVLIWKFNPSDKSYQRFAFPKSQTQDGSFPQMLLIDGKNAYVNDFTGRKLGVFTTDNTSPDLGITSIQSPQKYNFTSAMVTDSANNVWYTAWIYQQGGSLVKYDQKTGNSTQYPLPQDIQAPNGITIDSSGKLWIMDTASSFFFDFDPVTSQFTKHTTSPPQVASYGNASGLIKTPISRPYWDHFDDKGRLWFNEQVANSLGVYDPASQSLVEYLVPSKNPNWSDCGPMKDCGVAQVLDFTLDHNKVWFTEWVENNIGLLDSSVPLPLNVTTSESSLTVHRGQNATVSLDITPQDTLTSPVSIVTSNTSGPQTISIMSSQGNVTVNKPTSVKITISADNFASPGTYQILAGARYQDVTISKYINVTIQ
- a CDS encoding cell division protein FtsZ — protein: MSKFAPLPPAPVIMTSFGHCGIGLGAEAYRRLLLDVGADPLKPTLKGEKDESRILKRYGSTILRFPNSYGGSEIPLIPRALLIDLDPRAANLILQSYPDLFALRDKHVISGAGGAARNWAEGRTRFIKEVSTKYDMQKQLASLSPEPVRGFTIPFAMGGGTGASFASAFMQYIKKDTKEHATIASFGLLPEFGWDPVILEASAINIVMNLEHQIKYSDCSILFSNKRLRELAQRHEKRLDKMSSIIDDLPKEHEVGWKDYRGMNLIAANAISMFIASFARETEWDMSNYRTWLATKRPRFAIPWVIPIIPEERQWSSDLMTGTKHNTMEGIVEHINKKEDAVLFDIDDNDVRDKGGPKDSCCALVKVKGDFEAKERETLKNMIKDRFHIEESRMIFIKIPILETEQANVTILVNTKAIGPKILEIASEAEASWDAFKDEYGKWGLTTEEFKASLMDVVHEFS
- a CDS encoding tetratricopeptide repeat protein, with protein sequence MADKDSIQKIIAEGASYAKLERHKEAISFFDKAIKQDPENTDVLYNKGMSLLALKKNKDAASCFEKIISLDPNHTDALNNLGNHHAESQEFAKAVTYYDRALANNPNYIPALYNKGIASIRLEKYDDAINCLNKVLEQEPENMQATYYKGLVLGKQKKHEEALSYFDKILTKEPDNNEAIFYKATELSELGRHQEAIEIFDKILKEHPKNGTIIYAKARSKALLGQNDDALILLAQAISHYGKTIKKWAATDLAFDKIKGDSRFKTVVK
- a CDS encoding cation:proton antiporter gives rise to the protein MSELSLGHLLSNEYVIPVFLLTIFLASLIASKVKIPYTMILVGIGIAISVLDFTGHGIPNISGFKVDPKLILYFVIPPLIFEAMMKIDREQFKTVRISALALATIGVGLATIVGGLLLSYLAGLPTIVAFAFAALIAPTDAAIVIEVFKRVKIPKSLATLMESEASFNDAAGVIIFSSIMAIAASQGSLLAAGSTTEINVNILETIGHFALVFFGGIAIGIGLAVGSQFLHGLLEEPFSETALSVAVLFGSLIIANALGMSGLVAAAAAGLWFGVVLRKPKYISEKVRTYASNFWEMIAFFANSVAFLYLGLSMDMVRISQNVPLIALAVVAVLAARAVSTYPILAVTHRFTKEKTDKTWRHVVMIGGMRGALSVALVATLPESEIKEILKTITFGVVLSSLIIQYPVLTRYIKKAFPETVQETTT
- a CDS encoding M1 family metallopeptidase yields the protein MRQVSPINYQIEFEPNFDNFTFRGSEKIAIKVSSPTNKITLHAAEIEIKQCSISWNNKIIKTRAIVNEKTEEITLVLAQKINGNATISIDFIGQLNDKLVGFYRSKYKFNGKEKYLATTQFEAADARRAFPCWDEPEAKATFDVSLLVNKNHTAISNMPVISKRNIGKKTLYHFDTTPIMSTYLLYLAVGEFESISTKSGKTLIRVITTKGKISQGRLSLEFTKQFLSYFEKYFKIAYPLPKLDMIAIPDFASGAMENWGAITFRETILLYDPKTSSTETKQHIAEVIAHEIAHQWFGNLVTMKWWNDLWLNESFATFMATKAVDALYPEWDFWDQFLISEMTGGLSLDSLKSSHPIDVPVKSPADVRQIFDEISYNKGGCVLMMLENFIGPDNFRKGLYSYLKKHEYANATTEDLWDSLGSASRQPVRQMMNTWVRQVGYPVIKVKAENSRLKLTQSRFLLESNGKSKTGKWIIPLSVRTKDRTVTKLMKGPVTIPHKSGWFKVNDGQKGFYRVKYDNNALDELGIQVEDKTISNVDRWSIHHDLVALCLSKQISFREYLDFVRHYENEDDYVVLSDIISSLNFFYILSSGEAFWDEIKEFNLDFFNKIFVKLGWDKSEGERSTVALLRGQVISSLGRLKDKDIVKEAQARFANLLKTGKLEPDLRGPVYSVISWNGDASTYQKILSLYRKAPTQEEMVRLLSTLANFQDKKLLSKTLAFTLSKEVRTQNLFQPIARMVTNPQGKELVWPWIKQNWRGIVTRFGVGNPLLNRIVGSVSIESSMEKEREIKKFFTKHHVPGTEMKLAQTLERIRINSNFIETTRKELS